The Argiope bruennichi chromosome X2, qqArgBrue1.1, whole genome shotgun sequence sequence GTTATATCTCTTTGTTGATGCTTAAGAGAAGTATTAGTTTTAAAGTTACGTGATATTATGGCTTTTCCTAGTTCTTTAAGAAGAGGTGAACATATTGGTCCAAGTTCCATAATTTCAAAGAAGTCGACCTGAGAAAGATTGCAACGCTCAACAAGTGCCATGGCTTCTGCAAAGGCAACACATGATACTCCCACTAATGTACTAAGAATCAGATTCATCTTAGATCCGGAGCCAACATCAGAGCCAAGATAATAGGCATTTCTTGAAAGGGTAAAAAAGCAACTGTGACACGAGACAAAAACTTTCTTATCGCCTGCACACAAAATTAACAGACTTCCATCTTCTACGCTTCTTAATGATCCACTGAAGGGAGCTTCAAGATATCTTCCACCTTTACGTGTGATAGCTTCTGCAATGTTTATTGATGTAGTTGGATCTAATGCAGTCATTTCAACATAACTTTTTGACCCAGGTGGCGACTTTTCAAGACCTGACAGAACGCCATAGTTTCCAAAAACCAGGCTTTTTGAGGCCTCAGGACCAGAAACACAGCAAAAAATTATGTCAGAGTTCTCAACCACATCACTTGGAGTATGTGCAAGCTCAGCCCCAACATTAGCAAAATCTGCACCTTTCTCAGGGGTTCGATTCCAAACTGTGACCTTGTGATTGGAAGTAAGCAGATTTTTAACAAGCCTTTGACCCAACATTCCGAGACCAAGAAATCCTATCTTCTTATGCGATGGCGtgacattttttgcttttatggCTTCATTGGGTTCATGTAAATCAAAAGTAGGAAACGACTGAAATTCACTGCTGGTAATTCCTGAAGAAGGATACTCATCTAATGGTCTGCTAACAGCTATACGCTTATAGTTTAAATTAGGAGGTGTATTTAATTCAGAGAAATCTTCAGTAGGCCTTTTAATTAACTTCTGAGGAGGAGATGTTCTTTCATAATCTGATTTATCCGTACAACATCGTTTAGGTAAAACTCTCTTCCGAACTTCCTGGTTTTCCTTCttcactttctttctttgtactttagaaattttcttttcagtaccACTTGTCAATACTTCAGgagattcattttctttgaatagTGATTTAGCTTGTTTGGGTGCATCTGTAGTGTTTTCTTCCTCTGCTTCagttttcactttctttctttgtaCTTTAGCAATGTTCTTTTCAGGACCACTTGTCAATACTTCAGGAGACTTCTCAGGATATTCAATTTCTTTGACTAGTGATTTAGCTTGTTTGGGTGCTTCttcaatgatttgttttattgctatttttaaaaggGCTGATTTTTTCTTACTGGAAGTAGACTGTAGCATTTCTTCAGAATGACGTACAATATTTTCATCTTGTATCCATGCATAATTTAGACTtccaaaaaagaatacataatgaCGTGCCTTTTTAGGAGTAGATTTTTTATCTGTAGGGGGTTCTACTATCTTGGCTGGCCAAAAAGGAAAACCCTTCATCTTTGCCCAAACGAAATCTCCAATACTAAAATCTTTATTGACTGCCATCTTCAGTTAGAAGCCTGCTGTCTTTAAATCTATGATTGAACAAACGAAACAAGAGAAGTCagtaattatttacatcattaagTGAATAAGTTTAAGGCATACTTCCAGTAGCAGGAACTGAGAAGTCATTCTTCTTCTAAACATACTTTATAAACAGAACTTCtgcatgtttaaatttatttatgttaaaatttaaatagatagcATTTGGAAAATAAGAGAATCTGGCATTCATGTGAGCAAATTCGAACAAGAAGCCGTGAATTTGAAATTAGCcattctataaattatacttattccttttagaataaaatataaacttcaattaaataaaatcaaacaatgtacataaaaaaaaattgagatgcaTTCCACATCTacctattataattttaactgtatATGTAGATTATGCAGTTGCAAAATAACACCCTCCCCTCTTTATTCACTAGGTATACagtctgaatttaaaaaaaacaattgcttcatat is a genomic window containing:
- the LOC129960314 gene encoding cytokine-like nuclear factor N-PAC → MAVNKDFSIGDFVWAKMKGFPFWPAKIVEPPTDKKSTPKKARHYVFFFGSLNYAWIQDENIVRHSEEMLQSTSSKKKSALLKIAIKQIIEEAPKQAKSLVKEIEYPEKSPEVLTSGPEKNIAKVQRKKVKTEAEEENTTDAPKQAKSLFKENESPEVLTSGTEKKISKVQRKKVKKENQEVRKRVLPKRCCTDKSDYERTSPPQKLIKRPTEDFSELNTPPNLNYKRIAVSRPLDEYPSSGITSSEFQSFPTFDLHEPNEAIKAKNVTPSHKKIGFLGLGMLGQRLVKNLLTSNHKVTVWNRTPEKGADFANVGAELAHTPSDVVENSDIIFCCVSGPEASKSLVFGNYGVLSGLEKSPPGSKSYVEMTALDPTTSINIAEAITRKGGRYLEAPFSGSLRSVEDGSLLILCAGDKKVFVSCHSCFFTLSRNAYYLGSDVGSGSKMNLILSTLVGVSCVAFAEAMALVERCNLSQVDFFEIMELGPICSPLLKELGKAIISRNFKTNTSLKHQQRDITLALALDNDRELPMSVTTAANEVFERTKLRNNSDHDVSAVYMGTEY